The following are encoded in a window of Haliotis asinina isolate JCU_RB_2024 chromosome 14, JCU_Hal_asi_v2, whole genome shotgun sequence genomic DNA:
- the LOC137261831 gene encoding uncharacterized protein isoform X1 — MQGVVSVSKPTSRVMENQAQAPEFQLSNSTDRFADKTKNVFGCLSILEIKHEEHQKAHQTSYDDLLKKDPNEDDTRTIEKIAKYKHHGEKHDLHSDKPYIHSQNRSYGRPWHTQDLDRHFKCPPKPFSHRRCHGHDTPDYELHPDRWTAYSLHDVSNSDMSDSSNTQAAFKFLDERKRLRELEGHSEEDAPADLDGTACSKMAIKFVRRQDRKGQKINSQSCSTSSQKEVALLDVEEIENEDEIAEVCEKNINEKVSFKRKRGNKKNFRSRASQEEVKDD, encoded by the exons ATGCAAGGGGTTGTCAGCGTTTCAAAGCCAACTTCGAGAG TTATGGAAAATCAAGCTCAGGCTCCAGAATTCCAGCTGAGCAACAGCACTGACAGATTTGCAGACAAGACCAAGAATGTCTTTGGCTGTCTCTCCATACTGGAAATAAAACATGAGGAACATCAGAAGGCTCATCAGACATCTTATGATGATCTTCTGAAGAAAGATCCAAATGAAGATGATACAAGAACAATAGAGAAAATTGCCAAGTATAAACATCATGGAGAGAAGCATGATCTGCACAGTGACAAACCATATATCCACTCACAAAACAGAAGTTATGGCAGACCATGGCATACACAGGATCTAGATAGGCATTTTAAATGTCCTCCTAAACCATTTTCACACCGCAGATGTCATGGACATGATACCCCAGATTATGAACTTCATCCAGATAGATGGACAGCCTACTCTCTACACGATGTGTCCAACTCTGATATGTCTGATTCTTCTAACACACAGGCAGCATTCAAGTTCTTAGATGAGAGGAAAAGATTACGAGAACTTGAAGGACATTCTGAAGAAGATGCACCTGCTGACCTGGATGGGACTGCCTGTTCCAAGATGGCAATAAAGTTTGTGAGGCGCCAAGACAGGAAGGGGCAGAAAATTAATTCACAGAGCTGCAGCACCAGCAGTCAGAAGGAGGTGGCTCTGCTGGACGTAGAGGAAATAGAAAATGAAGATGAGATTGCTGaagtttgtgaaaaaaacataaatgaaaaagtttcattTAAGAGAAAAcgaggaaataaaaaaaattttcGTTCACGTGCAAGTCAGGAGGAAGTCAAGGATGATTAA
- the LOC137261831 gene encoding uncharacterized protein isoform X2, whose product MENQAQAPEFQLSNSTDRFADKTKNVFGCLSILEIKHEEHQKAHQTSYDDLLKKDPNEDDTRTIEKIAKYKHHGEKHDLHSDKPYIHSQNRSYGRPWHTQDLDRHFKCPPKPFSHRRCHGHDTPDYELHPDRWTAYSLHDVSNSDMSDSSNTQAAFKFLDERKRLRELEGHSEEDAPADLDGTACSKMAIKFVRRQDRKGQKINSQSCSTSSQKEVALLDVEEIENEDEIAEVCEKNINEKVSFKRKRGNKKNFRSRASQEEVKDD is encoded by the coding sequence ATGGAAAATCAAGCTCAGGCTCCAGAATTCCAGCTGAGCAACAGCACTGACAGATTTGCAGACAAGACCAAGAATGTCTTTGGCTGTCTCTCCATACTGGAAATAAAACATGAGGAACATCAGAAGGCTCATCAGACATCTTATGATGATCTTCTGAAGAAAGATCCAAATGAAGATGATACAAGAACAATAGAGAAAATTGCCAAGTATAAACATCATGGAGAGAAGCATGATCTGCACAGTGACAAACCATATATCCACTCACAAAACAGAAGTTATGGCAGACCATGGCATACACAGGATCTAGATAGGCATTTTAAATGTCCTCCTAAACCATTTTCACACCGCAGATGTCATGGACATGATACCCCAGATTATGAACTTCATCCAGATAGATGGACAGCCTACTCTCTACACGATGTGTCCAACTCTGATATGTCTGATTCTTCTAACACACAGGCAGCATTCAAGTTCTTAGATGAGAGGAAAAGATTACGAGAACTTGAAGGACATTCTGAAGAAGATGCACCTGCTGACCTGGATGGGACTGCCTGTTCCAAGATGGCAATAAAGTTTGTGAGGCGCCAAGACAGGAAGGGGCAGAAAATTAATTCACAGAGCTGCAGCACCAGCAGTCAGAAGGAGGTGGCTCTGCTGGACGTAGAGGAAATAGAAAATGAAGATGAGATTGCTGaagtttgtgaaaaaaacataaatgaaaaagtttcattTAAGAGAAAAcgaggaaataaaaaaaattttcGTTCACGTGCAAGTCAGGAGGAAGTCAAGGATGATTAA